One Bacillus sp. FJAT-52991 genomic region harbors:
- a CDS encoding YneF family protein yields the protein MWYVLVGILALAAGVALGFFIARKYMMDYLKKNPPINEQMLRMMMMQMGQKPSQKKINQMMAQMNKQMDGK from the coding sequence ATGTGGTATGTGCTAGTCGGAATTCTAGCTCTAGCAGCTGGAGTTGCACTTGGGTTTTTCATTGCTCGTAAGTACATGATGGATTACTTGAAGAAAAATCCACCAATTAATGAACAAATGCTACGCATGATGATGATGCAAATGGGACAAAAACCGTCGCAAAAGAAAATAAATCAAATGATGGCTCAAATGAACAAGCAAATGGATGGGAAGTAA
- the asnB gene encoding asparagine synthase (glutamine-hydrolyzing): protein MCGFIGCTYDEINAVNRLSDQQFKSMNDIIYHRGPDEEGYYQDDYIQFGFRRLSIIDIESGTQPLAFEDENYWIIFNGEIYNYVELREELEQEGVTFNTSSDTETIIALYSRIKEKTVDKLRGMFAFVIWDKKRKELFGARDPFGIKPFFYKQDDDRTYFASEKKSILQAVSTTGLNDNALQNYLTYQYVPEPQTMNTDIYKLEPGHYFTKKIGEKMQIRPYWKASFSPVLRSETDYVKMVQDVLFDSVKVHMRSDVPVGSFLSGGIDSSIIAAIAKTYHPNIKTFSVGFERDGFSEVDVAKETAEKLGLENINYIISPEEYMKELPKIIWYMGDPLADPACVPLYFVAREARKHVTVVLSGEGADELFGGYNIYREPQSLKFFNYVPSMFKVLLKKLSQMMPEGMKGKSFIERGVTPMEERYIGNAKMFEEQEKKILLPNYQSGMDYTNITKQFYNETTGYDDVDRMQYIDIHTWMRGDILLKADRMTMAHSLELRVPFLDKRVFEVASQIPTQLKTANGTTKYILRKAAEGIVPDHVLNRKKLGFPVPIRHWLKDEMYDWAVQIIKTSGTGHLLNKQYILQLLDDHCQGKGDYSRKIWTVLIFMIWHAVFVEKSYDRQLVGA from the coding sequence ATGTGTGGTTTTATAGGCTGTACCTACGATGAAATAAATGCTGTCAATAGATTATCAGATCAACAGTTTAAAAGTATGAATGATATTATTTATCATAGAGGGCCAGATGAAGAAGGTTATTACCAAGACGATTATATTCAATTTGGCTTTAGAAGGCTAAGCATTATTGATATCGAGAGCGGTACTCAACCGTTGGCTTTTGAAGATGAAAATTATTGGATTATTTTTAATGGTGAGATTTATAATTACGTAGAACTAAGAGAAGAATTAGAACAAGAAGGTGTAACGTTTAACACTTCTTCAGATACAGAAACAATTATCGCCTTATATAGTCGCATAAAAGAAAAAACTGTAGATAAACTACGTGGAATGTTTGCCTTCGTTATTTGGGATAAGAAGCGAAAAGAGCTTTTCGGTGCAAGAGACCCTTTTGGCATCAAGCCCTTTTTCTATAAACAAGATGACGACCGAACATATTTTGCTTCTGAAAAGAAAAGTATTTTGCAGGCGGTGTCTACTACCGGATTGAATGATAATGCCTTACAAAATTATTTAACTTACCAGTATGTACCTGAACCACAAACAATGAATACAGATATATATAAATTAGAGCCTGGTCATTACTTCACCAAAAAGATCGGAGAAAAAATGCAAATTCGCCCTTATTGGAAAGCTTCTTTTTCTCCCGTCCTTCGCTCTGAAACAGATTATGTGAAAATGGTCCAAGATGTGCTCTTCGATTCTGTTAAGGTACATATGCGAAGTGATGTACCAGTCGGCTCTTTTCTATCAGGGGGAATCGATTCTTCAATTATTGCTGCGATCGCAAAAACATATCACCCTAACATTAAGACTTTCTCTGTTGGTTTTGAGCGTGATGGTTTTAGCGAAGTCGATGTGGCAAAAGAAACGGCTGAAAAATTAGGACTCGAAAATATTAACTATATTATTTCACCTGAAGAATATATGAAGGAACTTCCTAAAATCATTTGGTATATGGGAGACCCACTTGCCGATCCAGCTTGTGTGCCACTATATTTCGTAGCTAGAGAAGCGAGAAAACATGTCACTGTTGTATTGTCTGGTGAAGGCGCCGATGAATTATTTGGTGGTTACAATATTTATCGCGAACCTCAATCGTTAAAGTTCTTTAATTATGTACCTTCTATGTTTAAAGTGCTCCTTAAGAAATTATCACAGATGATGCCTGAAGGAATGAAAGGAAAGAGCTTTATTGAACGCGGAGTGACCCCGATGGAAGAACGCTATATCGGGAATGCAAAAATGTTCGAGGAACAAGAGAAGAAAATTTTATTGCCAAACTATCAATCTGGGATGGACTACACAAACATCACAAAGCAATTTTATAATGAAACCACTGGCTATGATGATGTAGATCGCATGCAATATATCGATATTCATACTTGGATGCGCGGCGATATTTTATTAAAAGCTGACCGAATGACGATGGCACATTCATTGGAACTGAGAGTACCTTTTCTAGATAAGCGTGTATTTGAAGTGGCTTCTCAAATCCCTACTCAATTAAAAACAGCTAACGGCACGACTAAATATATTTTACGTAAAGCAGCGGAAGGGATTGTACCAGACCACGTGTTAAATAGAAAGAAATTAGGATTCCCTGTTCCTATTAGACATTGGTTAAAAGATGAAATGTATGATTGGGCTGTTCAGATTATTAAAACGAGTGGAACCGGTCACCTTCTCAATAAACAATATATTCTACAGCTACTAGATGACCATTGCCAAGGCAAAGGAGATTACAGCCGCAAAATATGGACGGTTCTTATCTTCATGATTTGGCATGCTGTGTTCGTTGAAAAATCATATGACCGCCAGTTGGTTGGTGCATAA
- a CDS encoding aminotransferase class I/II-fold pyridoxal phosphate-dependent enzyme — MERQISDVHRTIEHQAESNQFRVLRSFQNHQVSDFHFTPSTGYGYDDIGRDTLEKIYAEVLGGESALVRPQIISGTHAISIALFGVLRPGDELLYITGNPYDTLEEIVGIRGNGNGSLKEFGISYKSVPLLDNGYPDYSAIKAAIQPNTKMIGIQRSKGYAVRPSFTIKEIEEMIRFVKEINSEIIVFVDNCYGEFTEDREPCHVGADLIAGSLIKNPGGGLAKTGGYIAGKKEVVESCSYRMTSPGIGAEAGASLYSLQEMYQGFFLAPHVVAESLKGAVFTAAILEKLGMTTMPKWNEKRTDLIQAVQFNDRDKMVSFCQAIQFASPVNSHVTPYPSYMPGYEDDVIMAAGAFVQGASIELSADGPLRPPYAAYVQGGLTYSHVKIAVCSAIDYLMEKNLI, encoded by the coding sequence ATGGAACGTCAAATTAGTGATGTTCATCGTACGATTGAGCATCAAGCGGAAAGCAATCAGTTTCGTGTGTTGCGAAGCTTTCAAAATCACCAAGTCAGTGATTTTCATTTCACACCTTCTACAGGTTATGGTTATGATGATATAGGCAGGGACACGCTTGAAAAAATATATGCCGAAGTATTAGGTGGGGAAAGTGCCCTTGTTAGACCGCAAATTATTTCAGGGACTCATGCGATTTCGATTGCTCTTTTTGGTGTGTTACGACCGGGGGATGAACTACTATATATTACGGGAAATCCGTATGACACGCTTGAAGAAATTGTTGGGATTCGTGGCAACGGAAATGGTTCATTAAAAGAGTTTGGTATTAGCTACAAAAGTGTACCACTATTAGATAATGGTTATCCTGATTATTCAGCGATTAAAGCAGCTATTCAGCCAAACACAAAAATGATCGGCATCCAGCGCTCAAAAGGCTATGCTGTTCGTCCTTCTTTTACCATTAAAGAGATAGAAGAGATGATTCGTTTTGTGAAGGAAATTAATTCTGAAATCATTGTATTTGTCGATAACTGTTATGGTGAATTTACAGAGGATCGTGAACCTTGTCATGTAGGAGCAGATTTAATTGCCGGTTCTTTAATTAAAAATCCTGGTGGTGGGTTAGCAAAAACAGGCGGCTATATCGCTGGGAAAAAAGAAGTCGTAGAAAGCTGCTCTTATCGAATGACATCTCCTGGAATTGGAGCGGAAGCAGGGGCCAGTCTTTATAGCTTACAGGAAATGTATCAGGGCTTCTTTTTAGCGCCTCATGTGGTTGCAGAAAGTTTAAAAGGGGCGGTGTTTACTGCGGCTATTCTTGAAAAGCTTGGAATGACGACGATGCCGAAATGGAATGAAAAAAGAACGGACTTAATTCAAGCGGTTCAATTTAACGATCGAGATAAAATGGTTTCTTTTTGCCAAGCGATTCAATTCGCTTCACCCGTGAATTCTCATGTCACTCCGTATCCGAGCTATATGCCAGGGTATGAAGACGATGTGATCATGGCAGCAGGTGCCTTTGTGCAAGGAGCCAGCATTGAATTATCTGCTGATGGTCCATTGCGACCTCCATATGCTGCATACGTTCAAGGGGGATTAACATATTCACATGTGAAAATTGCCGTATGCAGCGCAATTGATTATTTAATGGAAAAGAATTTAATATAA
- the lexA gene encoding transcriptional repressor LexA: MTKISKRQQDILDFIRQEVKTKGYPPSVREIGEAVGLASSSTVHGHLARLESKGYIRRDPTKPRAIEVLEIDEAVPKQNVINVPLIGKVTAGLPITAIENVEEYFPLPERLAAGDEHVFMLEIMGDSMIEAGILNGDYVVVRQQQTAKNGDIVVAMTEEDEATVKRFFKEEDYIRLQPENSSMAPIILKTVTILGKVIGVFRQVH; the protein is encoded by the coding sequence ATGACGAAAATTTCGAAAAGGCAACAGGATATACTAGATTTCATTAGACAAGAAGTTAAGACTAAAGGGTACCCTCCTTCCGTTAGAGAGATTGGAGAAGCAGTTGGTCTTGCCTCGAGTTCAACTGTACACGGGCACCTTGCACGCCTTGAAAGTAAAGGATACATTCGTAGAGACCCTACAAAGCCAAGGGCAATTGAAGTTCTTGAAATCGACGAAGCTGTCCCGAAACAAAACGTGATCAATGTACCATTAATAGGGAAAGTAACAGCCGGACTCCCTATTACAGCGATCGAAAATGTTGAAGAGTACTTTCCGCTTCCAGAAAGACTGGCAGCAGGGGATGAACACGTATTTATGCTAGAAATCATGGGAGACAGCATGATAGAAGCAGGTATATTAAATGGTGACTATGTGGTTGTTCGCCAACAGCAAACAGCCAAAAATGGCGATATCGTTGTTGCTATGACCGAGGAAGATGAAGCGACTGTTAAGCGTTTCTTTAAAGAAGAAGATTACATTCGATTACAACCAGAAAACTCTTCAATGGCACCGATCATTTTAAAGACAGTAACAATTCTCGGAAAAGTAATTGGCGTGTTCCGCCAAGTCCATTAG
- a CDS encoding LysM peptidoglycan-binding domain-containing protein: MQTVIKNNSIVLLFIVVTIVAGIVLIFSLSEESDKYLEVVVQEGDSLWTIAEKYHNINGMKQEDFIIWVQTENELNTAMIQPGDVLVIPVSSAHSSYSDNQLAFKKEFLNSNR, encoded by the coding sequence ATGCAAACTGTAATAAAAAACAATTCTATTGTATTATTATTCATTGTTGTTACGATAGTTGCAGGTATAGTGTTAATTTTTAGTTTAAGCGAAGAAAGTGATAAGTATTTAGAGGTTGTTGTACAAGAGGGAGATTCATTATGGACGATTGCCGAAAAGTATCATAATATAAACGGCATGAAGCAAGAGGATTTTATCATTTGGGTTCAGACTGAAAACGAACTGAATACAGCGATGATTCAACCTGGTGATGTCTTGGTGATTCCGGTGAGTTCGGCTCATTCCTCCTATTCTGACAATCAGTTAGCTTTTAAAAAGGAGTTCTTAAACAGTAATCGATAA
- the glnA gene encoding type I glutamate--ammonia ligase, which produces MGKYTREDIMNLAKEENVKFIRLQFTDILGTIKNVEIPVSQLEKALDNKMMFDGSSIEGFVRIEESDMNLYPDLDTWVVFPWTAEKGKVARLICDIYKPDGTPFEGDPRNNLKRILTEMEELGFSNFNLGPEPEFFLFKLDENGEPTLELNDNGGYFDLAPTDLGENCRRDIVLELEEMGFEIEASHHEVAPGQHEIDFKYADAVTACDHIQTFKLVVKTIARKHGLHATFMPKPLFGVSGSGMHCNMSLFKEGKNAFFDENSEMQLSETAYQFIAGTIKHAKGFTAITNPTVNSYKRLVPGYEAPCYVAWSGQNRSPLIRIPASRGMSTRVEVRSVDPAANPYLAMAVLLQAGLDGIKNQMTPPPAVDRNIYAMNQEEREQAGVDDLPSTLAEALQLLKKDEVIQAALGGHILEHFIEAKEIEWDMFRTQVHPWEREQYIQMY; this is translated from the coding sequence ATGGGAAAGTATACTCGTGAAGACATTATGAACTTGGCAAAAGAAGAAAATGTTAAATTTATTCGTTTGCAGTTCACAGACATCTTAGGAACAATCAAAAACGTGGAAATCCCTGTGAGTCAGTTAGAAAAAGCTCTGGATAATAAAATGATGTTTGATGGATCTTCCATTGAAGGATTCGTACGAATTGAAGAATCTGATATGAACCTTTATCCGGACCTTGATACATGGGTAGTCTTTCCTTGGACAGCGGAAAAAGGAAAAGTTGCTCGCCTCATTTGTGATATTTATAAGCCTGACGGAACTCCGTTTGAAGGAGATCCTCGAAATAATTTAAAAAGAATTTTAACAGAGATGGAAGAACTAGGATTTTCCAATTTCAATCTAGGGCCAGAACCGGAATTTTTCTTGTTTAAACTAGATGAGAATGGAGAACCGACTCTTGAATTAAATGATAACGGCGGTTATTTTGACTTGGCTCCAACGGACCTTGGTGAAAACTGCCGTCGAGATATTGTGTTAGAATTAGAAGAAATGGGATTTGAAATTGAAGCTTCTCACCATGAAGTAGCTCCTGGTCAGCATGAAATTGACTTCAAATATGCAGATGCCGTTACAGCATGTGATCATATTCAAACGTTTAAATTAGTCGTTAAGACTATTGCTCGTAAGCATGGATTACATGCGACCTTTATGCCAAAACCTTTATTCGGAGTTAGTGGTTCAGGTATGCACTGCAATATGTCTTTATTTAAAGAAGGAAAAAATGCCTTTTTTGATGAAAATAGCGAGATGCAGTTAAGTGAAACAGCTTACCAATTTATTGCAGGTACAATCAAGCATGCAAAAGGATTTACAGCGATTACAAATCCAACTGTTAATTCTTATAAGCGTCTAGTACCAGGATACGAAGCACCTTGTTATGTAGCTTGGTCTGGACAAAACCGTAGCCCGCTTATTCGTATTCCAGCTTCTCGTGGTATGAGCACGCGTGTTGAAGTACGCAGTGTAGATCCAGCTGCTAATCCATATTTAGCGATGGCTGTTCTTTTACAAGCTGGTCTAGACGGCATTAAAAATCAAATGACACCTCCTCCAGCGGTTGATCGCAATATTTATGCGATGAATCAAGAAGAGCGTGAGCAAGCGGGAGTAGATGATTTACCGTCAACACTTGCAGAAGCTCTACAACTTCTGAAGAAGGATGAAGTGATTCAAGCGGCTCTTGGTGGACATATTTTAGAACACTTTATTGAAGCGAAAGAAATTGAGTGGGATATGTTCCGTACACAAGTTCATCCTTGGGAGCGTGAACAATATATTCAAATGTATTAA
- a CDS encoding DUF896 domain-containing protein: MLSAEKIARINELSKKSKAEGLTDDEKQEQVNLRQEYLKAFRSSMKNTVEAVRIFDPEGNEVTPKKIKDIQNKKRMH; this comes from the coding sequence ATGTTATCTGCAGAAAAAATCGCTAGAATCAATGAATTATCTAAAAAGTCCAAAGCAGAAGGGCTAACAGATGATGAGAAACAAGAACAAGTGAATTTGCGACAAGAATATTTAAAAGCTTTTCGCAGTTCTATGAAAAACACGGTAGAAGCGGTTAGGATTTTTGACCCAGAAGGCAATGAAGTGACACCTAAGAAAATTAAAGATATCCAAAACAAAAAAAGAATGCACTAA
- a CDS encoding transposase has translation MKKSYLIEINPTTKQKTNIHQTIGVCRYVYNLYLSKNKEVYEKDGSFMTGFDFSKWLNNVYTLEKDQWIKEVSSKAVEQAIMNADKAFRNFFAGKAKFPRFKKKKKQDVKCYFPKNNKTDWTIERHRVKIPTLGWMRLKEFGYLPEEAIVKSGTVSQKAGRYYVSVLCEVEPQGKQPLVKNEGLGIDLGIKDFAVCSNGSVYKNINRSIRVRKLEKKLTREQRSLSRKYENLKKRGDTAVTKRANINKNILRVQKLHARLANIRLEYVKSVVSQVAKTKPCFITIEDLNVKGMMKNRHLSKAIAEQCFYTFKAWLKAKCIENGIELREANRFYPSSKTCSRCGQIKKDLKLSDRVYTCKCGHVMDRDLNAAINLLQAKEYIILT, from the coding sequence GTGAAAAAATCCTATTTGATAGAGATTAATCCAACAACTAAGCAGAAAACGAACATACACCAAACCATAGGTGTTTGTCGATATGTGTACAATCTTTATCTATCGAAGAACAAAGAAGTGTACGAAAAAGACGGCTCGTTTATGACTGGGTTCGACTTTTCCAAATGGCTGAATAATGTTTATACGCTAGAAAAAGATCAATGGATTAAGGAAGTATCTAGTAAAGCTGTTGAGCAAGCGATTATGAATGCGGATAAAGCCTTTAGAAACTTTTTCGCAGGGAAAGCGAAATTTCCGCGTTTCAAAAAGAAAAAGAAGCAAGATGTCAAATGCTATTTTCCAAAGAACAACAAAACCGATTGGACCATCGAGAGACACCGAGTGAAAATCCCTACGCTTGGTTGGATGCGTTTGAAGGAATTCGGATACCTCCCTGAAGAGGCAATCGTAAAAAGCGGCACCGTTTCACAAAAAGCAGGAAGGTATTACGTGTCTGTTCTTTGTGAAGTAGAGCCTCAAGGAAAACAGCCTTTGGTTAAAAATGAAGGATTGGGCATTGATTTAGGCATCAAAGACTTCGCCGTATGCAGTAATGGTTCAGTGTATAAAAACATCAACCGTTCCATACGAGTAAGAAAGCTAGAAAAGAAATTAACACGTGAACAGCGCTCTTTGTCACGAAAATACGAAAACTTAAAAAAGAGAGGTGACACAGCTGTTACTAAAAGAGCAAACATAAACAAAAACATTCTTAGAGTTCAAAAACTTCATGCTCGTTTGGCGAATATTCGCTTAGAGTATGTCAAGTCTGTCGTGAGTCAAGTGGCAAAAACCAAGCCTTGTTTTATCACGATAGAGGATTTGAATGTAAAAGGGATGATGAAGAATCGTCATTTGTCGAAGGCCATCGCTGAGCAATGTTTTTACACATTTAAGGCATGGTTAAAGGCAAAATGCATAGAAAACGGGATAGAGCTGAGAGAGGCCAATAGGTTTTACCCGTCTTCTAAAACTTGTTCAAGATGTGGTCAGATCAAAAAAGATTTAAAACTATCTGATCGTGTCTATACATGCAAGTGCGGTCATGTCATGGATCGAGATTTGAACGCAGCGATCAACCTTTTACAAGCAAAAGAATACATCATTCTAACTTAA
- a CDS encoding MerR family transcriptional regulator, with amino-acid sequence MSSHIRRSMPLFPMGTVMKLTDLSARQIRYYEEHQLIQPERTDGNRRLFSLYDIDRLLEIKDLIDQGINMAGIKKILLDEKHFEPHQDSKEQGEEQKRNFTDEELRKLLRKELISAGRFHRNGHPYSERNRFFH; translated from the coding sequence ATGAGTAGTCATATTAGACGTTCGATGCCACTTTTTCCAATGGGCACAGTTATGAAGTTGACTGATTTGTCCGCTAGGCAAATTCGCTATTATGAAGAACATCAATTGATTCAACCAGAACGAACAGATGGGAATCGTCGTCTCTTTTCTTTGTACGATATTGATCGCTTATTAGAAATTAAAGATTTAATTGACCAAGGGATCAATATGGCAGGAATAAAGAAAATTCTGCTAGATGAAAAACATTTTGAACCACATCAGGATTCAAAAGAACAAGGGGAAGAGCAAAAAAGAAATTTCACTGATGAGGAGCTAAGAAAATTGTTGCGCAAAGAGTTAATTAGTGCGGGGCGTTTTCATCGAAATGGGCATCCTTATAGTGAAAGGAACCGCTTTTTTCATTAA
- the sirA gene encoding sporulation inhibitor of replication protein SirA: MRSYQIYWITEEFAHYFYGREQNFFQLFFESSCGESEQQKIIEKQIQYITNRFFVSQVRELLSEALSARSWFNIQNDHFFRIELPDNKGRAELFADEQCLYLKASGSYESEAIFFHSLKKMKAYLFAVDFKRKNYGWLEPIKKEILFR, translated from the coding sequence ATGAGAAGTTATCAAATATACTGGATCACTGAAGAATTTGCTCACTATTTTTATGGACGAGAACAAAACTTTTTTCAACTATTTTTTGAAAGCTCCTGTGGGGAAAGTGAACAGCAAAAAATTATTGAAAAACAAATTCAATACATTACAAACAGATTTTTTGTTTCTCAAGTGAGGGAATTGCTTAGTGAAGCTTTATCCGCACGAAGTTGGTTTAACATACAAAATGATCATTTCTTTCGGATTGAACTCCCAGATAATAAGGGGAGAGCAGAATTGTTTGCTGATGAACAATGCTTATATTTAAAGGCTTCTGGAAGTTATGAATCTGAAGCGATTTTTTTTCATTCATTAAAAAAAATGAAGGCTTACCTGTTTGCTGTTGATTTTAAAAGGAAAAATTACGGCTGGCTTGAACCAATAAAAAAAGAAATCTTGTTTAGGTAA
- the tkt gene encoding transketolase gives MFDKVDQLAVNTIRTLSIDAIEKANSGHPGLPMGAAPMAYTLWSRFLNHNPKNSKWFNRDRFVLSAGHGSTLLYSLLHLSGYDLSMEEIKNFRQWGSKTPGHPEYGHTDGVEATTGPLGQGIAMAVGMAMAERHLAAVYNKEDIEIINHHTYTLCGDGDLMEGVASEAASLAGHLKLGRLVVLYDSNDISLDGDLDKSFSESVKDRFESYGWQYLRVEDGNNMDEIAKAIEAAQKDEERPSMIEVKTIIGYGSPNKSGKSDVHGAPLGEEERKLTKESYQWTFEEDFYVPDEVYNRFEESIIQPGQMKENEWNQLFAQYKKQYPELGDQLDLAINGELAEGWEKDIPVYEEGKSIASRSSSSEIINAIANNLPTFIGGSADLAGSNKTMIKNAEDFSATSYEGRNIWFGVREFAMGAAMNGMALHGGLQVFGGTFFVFSDYLRPAIRLAALMGLPVTYVFTHDSIAVGEDGPTHEPIEQLSSLRSIPNLNVLRPADGNETAAAWKLAITSKATPSVLVLTRQNLPTIQGTAQTAEEGVAKGAYIIAASEKETPDLLLLATGSEVSLAVEAQQALLQDGIHASVVSMPSWQLFEQQTEEYKRSVLPKSVKKRLAIEMGASLGWERYTGDEGDVIAIDQFGASAPGELVMKEYGFTVDNVISRAKLLLENE, from the coding sequence ATGTTTGATAAAGTAGATCAATTAGCAGTAAATACGATTCGTACACTTTCAATTGATGCGATTGAAAAGGCCAATTCTGGTCACCCGGGCTTACCGATGGGAGCGGCCCCTATGGCTTATACTCTTTGGAGTCGTTTTTTAAATCATAATCCTAAAAATTCAAAGTGGTTTAATCGTGATCGCTTTGTACTATCAGCTGGTCACGGATCGACGTTATTATACAGCTTGCTTCATTTATCCGGTTATGATCTTTCGATGGAAGAAATCAAAAATTTCCGCCAATGGGGAAGTAAAACACCTGGACATCCGGAATACGGTCATACAGATGGAGTAGAAGCAACAACAGGACCTCTTGGACAAGGGATTGCGATGGCTGTAGGAATGGCAATGGCTGAACGTCATTTAGCTGCTGTTTATAATAAAGAGGACATCGAGATTATTAATCATCATACATACACATTATGTGGAGACGGTGATCTAATGGAAGGTGTTGCATCTGAAGCGGCATCTCTCGCAGGTCATTTGAAATTAGGGCGCTTAGTTGTACTTTATGATTCCAATGATATTTCTCTTGATGGCGATCTTGATAAATCCTTCTCAGAAAGTGTAAAAGACCGTTTTGAGTCATACGGCTGGCAATACTTACGTGTAGAAGACGGAAACAATATGGACGAGATCGCAAAAGCCATTGAAGCGGCACAAAAAGATGAAGAGCGTCCATCAATGATTGAAGTAAAAACAATCATTGGTTATGGTTCACCAAATAAATCGGGTAAATCTGATGTTCACGGTGCTCCACTAGGTGAAGAAGAGCGAAAATTAACAAAAGAGTCTTACCAATGGACATTTGAAGAAGATTTTTATGTGCCTGATGAAGTATATAATCGTTTTGAAGAAAGCATCATTCAGCCGGGACAAATGAAAGAAAATGAGTGGAATCAATTATTTGCCCAATATAAAAAGCAATATCCTGAACTTGGTGATCAGCTTGATCTTGCTATTAATGGGGAATTAGCTGAAGGATGGGAAAAGGATATTCCTGTTTATGAAGAAGGAAAGAGCATCGCCAGCCGTTCTTCTTCTAGTGAGATTATTAATGCTATCGCTAACAACCTTCCAACTTTTATTGGCGGTTCTGCTGACCTTGCCGGCTCCAATAAAACGATGATTAAGAATGCTGAGGATTTTTCCGCGACATCTTATGAAGGACGTAATATTTGGTTCGGTGTTCGCGAATTTGCGATGGGAGCGGCGATGAATGGGATGGCACTTCACGGAGGTCTTCAAGTATTTGGCGGAACATTCTTTGTTTTCTCTGATTACTTACGTCCAGCTATCCGTTTAGCGGCTTTAATGGGTCTCCCTGTTACTTACGTCTTTACTCATGATAGCATTGCTGTAGGAGAAGATGGACCGACGCATGAACCGATTGAACAGCTTTCGTCCTTGCGTTCTATTCCTAACTTGAATGTATTGCGTCCGGCAGATGGAAACGAAACAGCTGCCGCTTGGAAATTAGCTATTACCTCTAAAGCGACACCGTCTGTATTGGTGCTTACTCGTCAAAACTTGCCAACTATTCAAGGGACAGCTCAAACAGCGGAAGAAGGAGTGGCGAAAGGAGCTTATATCATTGCGGCTTCAGAGAAAGAAACACCGGATCTTCTTCTTCTTGCAACAGGTTCTGAAGTTAGCTTAGCGGTTGAAGCTCAACAGGCTCTACTCCAAGATGGAATTCATGCATCAGTTGTTAGTATGCCTTCATGGCAGCTATTTGAACAGCAAACAGAAGAGTATAAGCGTTCCGTTCTTCCGAAATCCGTGAAGAAGCGACTTGCCATTGAAATGGGTGCATCTTTAGGTTGGGAGCGCTATACTGGTGATGAAGGCGATGTTATTGCCATTGATCAGTTTGGTGCTTCTGCTCCGGGTGAGTTAGTGATGAAAGAGTATGGATTTACTGTAGACAATGTGATTTCGAGAGCTAAATTATTATTAGAAAATGAATAA
- a CDS encoding recombinase family protein, with protein MKAIIYCRVSTKKDSQETSLERQEEELLQLAATYGYEVEAVIKDQASGYELDREGILQLLDIVKEGAAEVILIQDETRIGRGNAKIALLHSLFKEGAKVYTIADEGELQLSESDSMVINIVSMVEEYQRKIHNLKIKRGMKRAVENGYQPEKNLKNRGNLAGRDRKEIPIEEIVQLRHNQLTFGEIAATLRGFGFDVSKATVHRRYKEYMENQQETSK; from the coding sequence ATGAAAGCGATTATTTATTGTAGAGTCAGCACAAAAAAAGACTCACAAGAAACGTCACTTGAACGACAAGAAGAGGAATTATTACAATTAGCAGCCACATACGGTTATGAAGTGGAAGCTGTTATTAAGGATCAAGCAAGTGGCTATGAACTTGATAGAGAAGGAATATTGCAATTATTAGATATCGTAAAAGAGGGGGCGGCTGAAGTCATTCTCATTCAAGATGAGACGAGGATTGGTCGTGGCAATGCTAAGATTGCTCTTCTGCATTCTCTATTTAAAGAGGGAGCGAAGGTATATACCATTGCGGATGAAGGGGAATTGCAGCTATCTGAATCTGATTCAATGGTCATCAATATTGTTAGTATGGTGGAAGAGTACCAAAGAAAGATACATAATTTAAAAATAAAACGAGGCATGAAGCGGGCAGTAGAAAATGGGTATCAACCGGAAAAAAATTTAAAAAATCGAGGGAATTTGGCAGGAAGAGACCGCAAAGAAATACCTATAGAAGAGATTGTCCAATTACGACATAATCAGCTTACTTTCGGTGAGATCGCAGCCACTTTAAGAGGATTTGGATTTGATGTTTCGAAAGCGACTGTGCATCGGCGATATAAGGAATATATGGAGAACCAACAAGAGACAAGTAAGTAA